The proteins below are encoded in one region of Brachyspira intermedia PWS/A:
- a CDS encoding phage protein Gp27 family protein: MAPKSNIDKLDKKTKEEIIELLQDSTVRYIDIANIINEKLGKKAVSKSGISRYKKRFDNLLDKKKEIEAIASAWKDKTGDELGNILGKQTMEEIRMLIYDFVGSLQEIQNSEVANMDIKEIEKMSNSIEKATKGIINLENAISKNNQHTEEIKNKALQEAQIKAINNANSAGISQETVNTIFRDVFNINN; this comes from the coding sequence ATGGCACCTAAAAGCAACATAGATAAACTTGATAAAAAAACAAAAGAAGAAATTATAGAACTTTTGCAAGACAGTACGGTAAGATATATTGATATTGCTAATATTATCAATGAGAAATTGGGAAAAAAAGCAGTATCAAAATCTGGTATATCAAGATATAAAAAAAGATTTGATAATTTATTGGATAAGAAAAAAGAAATAGAGGCAATAGCTTCAGCTTGGAAAGATAAAACAGGCGATGAATTAGGCAATATTTTAGGCAAGCAGACTATGGAAGAAATAAGAATGCTTATCTATGATTTTGTAGGTTCATTGCAGGAGATACAAAACAGCGAGGTAGCAAATATGGATATAAAAGAAATAGAGAAAATGTCTAACTCTATAGAAAAGGCAACAAAAGGAATAATCAATCTTGAAAATGCTATATCAAAAAATAATCAGCATACAGAAGAAATAAAAAATAAAGCCCTTCAAGAGGCACAAATTAAAGCCATTAATAATGCTAATTCTGCAGGAATATCTCAGGAAACAGTCAATACAATATTTAGAGATGTATTTAATATTAATAATTAA
- a CDS encoding terminase large subunit domain-containing protein, producing MNNKVKNKKILLPYQEKWIINQDKVKVWEKSRRIGASYVEALNCVLKASLSKKENGMSCYYISYAKDMTQQFIKDAAFWAKLLNIACEDFGETVIKDENKDITIYKIRFESGFEIWGLPSVPRSIRSKQGHIVIDEAAFCDDLKELLKAALAMLMWGGSVSILSTHNGEDNQFNLLVKDIESGRKDYYLQTTDIDEALRDGLYKKYVKYLKKNTVKVKNKNG from the coding sequence ATGAATAACAAAGTAAAAAATAAAAAGATACTTTTACCCTATCAGGAAAAATGGATTATTAATCAGGATAAAGTAAAAGTTTGGGAGAAATCAAGAAGAATAGGAGCTTCTTATGTTGAAGCTTTAAATTGTGTATTAAAAGCATCATTATCAAAAAAAGAAAATGGTATGAGCTGTTATTATATATCTTATGCCAAAGATATGACACAGCAATTTATTAAAGATGCTGCTTTTTGGGCTAAATTGCTTAATATAGCATGTGAAGATTTTGGAGAAACAGTTATAAAAGATGAAAACAAAGATATAACAATTTATAAAATAAGATTTGAATCAGGTTTTGAGATATGGGGGCTTCCTTCCGTACCTCGTTCTATAAGAAGTAAACAAGGTCATATAGTTATTGATGAAGCAGCATTCTGCGATGATTTAAAAGAATTATTAAAAGCAGCATTAGCTATGCTTATGTGGGGAGGAAGCGTTTCAATACTTTCTACTCATAACGGAGAAGATAATCAATTTAATTTGCTTGTAAAAGATATTGAATCTGGAAGGAAAGATTATTATTTACAAACAACTGATATTGATGAGGCATTAAGAGACGGTCTTTATAAAAAATATGTGAAATATCTAAAGAAGAATACAGTAAAAGTAAAGAACAAGAATGGCTAA